The Canis lupus dingo isolate Sandy chromosome 4, ASM325472v2, whole genome shotgun sequence genome contains a region encoding:
- the RPL37 gene encoding 60S ribosomal protein L37 — translation MTKGTSSFGKRRNKTHTLCRRCGSKAYHLQKSTCGKCGYPAKRKRKYNWSAKAKRRNTTGTGRMRHLKIVYRRFRHGFREGTTPKPKRAAVAASSSS, via the exons ATG ACGAAGGGGACGTCATCGTTCGGAAAGCGTCGCAATAAGACGCACACGTTGTGCCGCCGCTGTGGCTCTAAGGCCTACCACCTTCAGAAGTCCACCTGCGGCAAGTGTGGCTACCCTGCCAAGCGGAAGAGAAAGT ATAACTGGAGTGCCAAGGCTAAAAGACGGAATACCACTGGGACCGGTCGAATGAGGCACCTAAAAATTGTATACCGCAGATTCAG GCATGGATTCCGTGAAGGAACGACACCTAAGCCCAAGAGGGCAGCTGTTGCAGCATCCAGTTCATCTTAA